Part of the Halodesulfurarchaeum formicicum genome is shown below.
CACCTCCTCCAGCGCGTTCGCGACGAGGCCCATCGCTTTGCCGTGCAGTACCATCAGACGCTGCGGGACGACGTTTCGACGGTCCTGGAGTCCGTCGAGGGGATCGGGCCGGCCCGGCGAAAACGGCTCTTCAGGCGCTTTGGCAGCGTCGAGGGCATCCGGGCGGCCTCCGAGGCCGAGTTGCTGGCGGTCCCCGGCATCGGGGCCGAGACGGCCGCCCAGCTCAGGCGTCGGTTGTGAACTGGCCCGCTTCGAGTTCGACCTCGTGGATCTCCAGGGTGGGGTGGCGCTCGAACATCTCCCGTGGGGCGTCCCGGTCGTGGGCTCGCTCGAACGCCTCGCTCTCGGTCCAGGCCTGGTAGGCCGACAGTGACTCCCAGTAGCTCATCGAGACGAAAGTCTCGGTGTCCTCGGTGGCGGGACTGAGTAGTTGGAAGTGGTGAAAACCCGGCTGGGACTCGACTTCGCCGCGACGCTCGCTGAAGCGTTCGACGAACTCATCCTCGTAGCCCGGGGCGATCTCGAAGCGGTTCTGGACGACGATCATACGGGATGGTCTCCCGTCACACAGTTACCCGTTTGGGTCCACGGGAACTGTCTCCTCGTCCGGTTCGATCCCGGCGTCGAGGTCGAACTCCCGGTTGAGAGTCCGGATCCGATCGCGAATGTCCGCCGCGAGTTCGAACTCCAGGTCCGCGGCGGCGGCCTCCATCCGGGACTCCAACTCCTCGATGAGGGCGGCGGCTTCCGCCTCGTTCTCGGGGTCCCGTCCCGAGATGGAATCCGTCGCCTCGCCGGAGCCCGGGAGATCGATCTCGCCGACTGGCTTGTCGATCGTGCTGGCTTCGACGTCGTGGGTCTCGTTGAACTCCCGCTGGATCTCCCGCCGACGGCGGGTCTCCTCGATCGCGTCGTCCATCGCGTCGGTCACCGTATCGGCGTAGAGGACGACCTCGCCTTCCAGGTTGCGGGCGGCCCGACCCATCGTCTGAATCAGCGAGGTGCGAGAGCGGAGGAAGCCCTGGCGGTCGGCATCGAGGATCGCGACCAGCGAGACCTCGGGGATGTCCAGTCCCTCGCGGAGCAGGTTGATCCCGACCAGCACGTCGAATTCGCCCAATCTGAGGCCACGCACGAGTTCGTGGCGTTCGAGGGTGTCGGTCTCGTCGTGCATGTACTCCACCGCGACCCCCGCTTCTTCGAGGTATTCGGTGAGGTCCTCGGCCATCCGCTTGGTGAGGGTGGTGACGAGCACGCGTTCGTCTGCCTCGACCCGGTCGTCGATTCGGGCGAGCAGATCGTCGATCTGATTTTCGGCCGACGCGACCTCGACAGCAGGATCGAGCAGGTAGGTCGGCCGGACGATCTGTTCGACGACCTGGCCGGATTGCTCGCGCTCGTACTCGCCCGGCGTCGCACTGACATAGAGCGTGCGATCGGTCCGGGCCTCGAACTCCTCGAAGGTCAGGGGCCGATTGTCAAAGGCCGTCGGCAACCGGAACCCATTCTCGACCAGGGATTCCTTGCGCGAGCGGTCGCCCTCGTGTTGACCCCGGATCTGCGGCACGGTGCGGTGGGACTCGTCGATGACAGTCAGGAAGTCATCGGGGAAGTAATCCAGCAAGGTGTAGGGGGCCTCGCCGGACTCCCGATCGGAGAGATACAGCGCGTAGTTCTCGATGCCCGAACAGTAGCCGGTCTCCTGGAGCATCTCCAGGTCGAAGGTCGTGCGCTCCTCGATGCGCTGGGCGGCGACCAGATCACCCTGACGCTCGAAGTACCGGACCCGTTCTTTCATGTCTTCCTCGATCCCCTCGATGGCCGATTCGAGGCGTTCCTCGGGCAGCGAGTAGTGCTCGGCCGGGTGGATCAGCGTCGCCGGTTCCGCCGAGACCACACGTTGTTCGAGGGGGTCGAGTTTCGAGAGCCGGTCGATCTCGTCGCCCCAGAACTCTACCCGGACGGCATAGCGGCCGTACATGGGGAAGATCTCGACGGTGTCACCTCGCACGCGGAACGTGCCCTGGGTGAAATCCACGTCGTTTCGCTCGTAGTTGAGATCGACCAGCGAGGCAAGCAGTTCCTCGCGATCGATGCGATCACCCTGTTCGAGGCGCAGTGCCATCTCCTCGTAGTTCGTCGGGTCCCCGAGCCCGTAGATGGCCGAGACGGAGGCCACGACGATCACGTCCTCTCTGGTGAGCAGCGAACGCGTCGCGGAGTGTCTGAGTCGGTCGATTTCCTCGTTGATCGAGGCGTCCTTGTCGATGTAGGTGTCGGACTGCTCGACGTAGGCCTCGGGCTGGTAGTAATCGTAATAGGAGACGAAATACTCGACGGCGTTTTCGGGGAACAACTGGCTGAACTCCTCGTAAAGTTGGGCCGCCAGGGTCTTGTTGTGGGCGATGACAAGCGTGGGCACGTCGAGCTGTTCGACCGTCCAGGAGACGGTATTGGTCTTCCCGGAGCCGGTCACCCCCAGGAGTGTCTGTGTGTCCATCCCCGACTGGAAGCCCTCGACCAGCGCGTCGATGGCGTCGGGCTGATCGCCGGCCGGATCGAAGGGGGCCTCGACCCGAAACGACCGGTCGACGTCCGGTCGGTCCGGAGAGAGTGGGCCTGCCGAGTCGCTCATTGTTCGATCCTAGCCGTCGAGGAACTTACGTCCAGCCCATGCGGAAGTGCCTGGCGCGGCCAACAGCGACTGGTGGCGAACAGGTGACACCGACGAGTCGCGGCCACGGTGTGTCACGCCGCCGGAATTCCGGCGGCCGGGGTCCGTTTTCGGACAGCCGAATGGACGGAGACGCCCCGCTATTTTCGGCCCGTGGCCGAGCAGGCTGTCACATGAGACGCCATGGGCCGGTGTTCGAATATAAAGGTACGCACCGTGGCGGCGGCTTTCGGTGGCGACCGGTTGGTGAACCGATCCGTTCGTCGGTGCACTCGATCGACTCCCGGAGCCGGTTCGTCAACTATTGATGTTGGTGGGCCGTCGGTGTAAATCATCGCATGCCGACGAGTTTGAGTGGCGCGTTTACGACAGCGGTGATGCCGATCATCGCCGTCGCCGTGGTGGGCTATCTCTTCGCGCGTGTCTATGACGTCGACATCGACCCGCTGAACACCGTCGGCCTCTATGTCATGATTCCGGCCCTGGCGTTTCACAGCATCGCCACCACCCCGCTTGGCGGGGGCGAGGTCCTGAAACTGACCGCGGGCGTCCTCGCGTACGCGGCCATCATGGTGGTGATCGCCGGCGCTGTCGGTCGGTTCCTCGGGACTTCCGAGGCCCTGCTCGGGGCGTTGATACTGGCAAGCGCGTTCCCGAACTCCGGGTTCATCGGCATTCCCCTCTCCGAGTTCGCGTTCGGGGCGATCGGTCGCACGATGGCGGTTCTCTATCTCACCGTCCAGAACGTCGTCGTCTATACCCTCGGGGTCTACATCGCCTCCCGCGGGACCGATCGGGACCCTCGCGAGTCCGTCCGCGAGATCTTTCGGCTGCCACTTATCTACGCCGTTATTCTCGCCGTCCTGTTCAGGGCGTTGGGCGTACTGCCGGCGGATGGCAGCGCGACCGCGGGAGCCATTATGGCGACGATTCAGATGGTCGGCGACGCCGCTATCCCCCTCATGCTCCTCATCGTGGGGATGAAACTCGCGGAGACGGACATCCAGGCGCTCTCGAAGACGGTCACGCCGACCGTTCTCAAACTCGGCGTGGCGCCGATCGTGGCGTTCGCAATTGCGCTGGTGCTGGGCTTCGAGAACGTCACCGTCGCCCGCACGTTCGTCATCGAGAGCGCGACGCCGGCCGCCACGGTGCCCCTCGCCTTACTCATCGAGTACAGCCCCGAGGTCGGCCCCGACGAGATCGACCCGGCCGAGTACCTGAGCACCGTGATTTTCGTCACGACCGTGCTCAGTATCGGCGTCCTCACCGGTCTCGTCTACGTCCTCCAGGCCGGGCTGGTGTTTTGAGAGGCAACCGCACCGTGTGGCTTTTGTACCACCTGGTTAAACAACCAGGTAATGAAACGGCGAACGTTCGTCAAACGCGTGGGTGCAGCGGGCATCGCCGGCCTGGCTGGCTGTGCCGGTCCCGATGCCGACAGCCGGGGAACCACCACGGGCACGAGCGGC
Proteins encoded:
- the uvrB gene encoding excinuclease ABC subunit UvrB: MSDSAGPLSPDRPDVDRSFRVEAPFDPAGDQPDAIDALVEGFQSGMDTQTLLGVTGSGKTNTVSWTVEQLDVPTLVIAHNKTLAAQLYEEFSQLFPENAVEYFVSYYDYYQPEAYVEQSDTYIDKDASINEEIDRLRHSATRSLLTREDVIVVASVSAIYGLGDPTNYEEMALRLEQGDRIDREELLASLVDLNYERNDVDFTQGTFRVRGDTVEIFPMYGRYAVRVEFWGDEIDRLSKLDPLEQRVVSAEPATLIHPAEHYSLPEERLESAIEGIEEDMKERVRYFERQGDLVAAQRIEERTTFDLEMLQETGYCSGIENYALYLSDRESGEAPYTLLDYFPDDFLTVIDESHRTVPQIRGQHEGDRSRKESLVENGFRLPTAFDNRPLTFEEFEARTDRTLYVSATPGEYEREQSGQVVEQIVRPTYLLDPAVEVASAENQIDDLLARIDDRVEADERVLVTTLTKRMAEDLTEYLEEAGVAVEYMHDETDTLERHELVRGLRLGEFDVLVGINLLREGLDIPEVSLVAILDADRQGFLRSRTSLIQTMGRAARNLEGEVVLYADTVTDAMDDAIEETRRRREIQREFNETHDVEASTIDKPVGEIDLPGSGEATDSISGRDPENEAEAAALIEELESRMEAAAADLEFELAADIRDRIRTLNREFDLDAGIEPDEETVPVDPNG
- a CDS encoding AEC family transporter encodes the protein MPTSLSGAFTTAVMPIIAVAVVGYLFARVYDVDIDPLNTVGLYVMIPALAFHSIATTPLGGGEVLKLTAGVLAYAAIMVVIAGAVGRFLGTSEALLGALILASAFPNSGFIGIPLSEFAFGAIGRTMAVLYLTVQNVVVYTLGVYIASRGTDRDPRESVREIFRLPLIYAVILAVLFRALGVLPADGSATAGAIMATIQMVGDAAIPLMLLIVGMKLAETDIQALSKTVTPTVLKLGVAPIVAFAIALVLGFENVTVARTFVIESATPAATVPLALLIEYSPEVGPDEIDPAEYLSTVIFVTTVLSIGVLTGLVYVLQAGLVF
- a CDS encoding antibiotic biosynthesis monooxygenase family protein, translating into MIVVQNRFEIAPGYEDEFVERFSERRGEVESQPGFHHFQLLSPATEDTETFVSMSYWESLSAYQAWTESEAFERAHDRDAPREMFERHPTLEIHEVELEAGQFTTDA